The Spirochaetota bacterium genome contains the following window.
AGTCTGCTGGGGAGAGATAGAGTGTCATAAAAGCACCATCAGTATAATCTATACAACTCTCAGAAGGGATTAGATCTCTAAGGGAATACTCAATGCCCTTTGCCTGAATCAGATTTGTATGATTTATTTGACCGAATTGATCTACTACAGCATCCACCGGAGAGATGACGGAAGCCTCTGAAGAATCGAATATATGTACACCTTCCCTAAGATTCCTTGTGAAGAATTGATCAAAGGATCTAAAACCGCCCTCTGGGACGAAAATTTCATCCTTATTAACTCCATATTTACTGCAGAAAAACTCTATTAAGGGATGTAATATAAATTTAGGCAATGATATTTCCGCAAGGCCGCCTACGATTCTTGAAACAAGGGCCTTGGGAATTATTTTAAAGAGAAAGATTAACAAATTTTTATTATTCACATTACTCATTTTCTCATGATGGAGGCCAAATATTAGATTAACTTTGTATATATGTCAAGAATTTAAGTAACTACTCAGCTATGCTTGTTTTTTCTTAACAATTTCTATAAAATGTTAGTTATCTTGAATATTTATGAACACCTCTGATTTTTTGCTTATTAAAAAATATTACTATTCAGTACATTATAAGTTGTTTGTTATCTTTTTTCTATATAGCTGAGTAGTTACGAATTTAAAAGTTCAAGCATTAGTCAGAACCTTATTATAGAAGGAATAGAAATCTAAAAATGCTTTCAAAAGTGAGGACTCCCTCAAAAGTCTCAAGAAAAATTTTTGTTAATTAAAAATTATCTTGCCAAAAAAGGAATTAGTCTTATACAAAGACTCCAATCTATTTTTTTAGAATAAAGTAGCTTTTGATTATGATTATTGAGCAGATACTAGTTACAGGGATGCTTGTCTTTTGCTACCTCATTGGTGAAGAGGATTCTCGGGAAGGAGTTTTGATTGACCCTGCAGGCGATTTTCATAAAATATTTGAAAAGGTGAATGAACATAGAATAAATGTAAAATGGATAATAAATACACACGGCCATTTCGATCATATATCAGGGAATTCATATGTAGTTGATAAAACAAATGCTGGATTACTTATTCATAGATTTGATGAACGAAAATTGAGAAGCAGAATAAACCGATTGCTATCTAGAATGATGGGGGGTATGACATCCC
Protein-coding sequences here:
- the asd gene encoding archaetidylserine decarboxylase (Phosphatidylserine decarboxylase is synthesized as a single chain precursor. Generation of the pyruvoyl active site from a Ser is coupled to cleavage of a Gly-Ser bond between the larger (beta) and smaller (alpha chains). It is an integral membrane protein.), with translation MNNKNLLIFLFKIIPKALVSRIVGGLAEISLPKFILHPLIEFFCSKYGVNKDEIFVPEGGFRSFDQFFTRNLREGVHIFDSSEASVISPVDAVVDQFGQINHTNLIQAKGIEYSLRDLIPSESCIDYTDGAFMTLYLSPADYHRIHSPVSGRVVGCFHIPGKLFTVQDYMVNGLKGLFTINERFISYIMGDYGMVAVCKVGAMNVGRISLSYSDKVTNKAFRKRCELLFHQDSQPEISKGEELGIFHLGSTVILLFQKDAVKFEDIIIGTKVRVGERIASFL